One Entomomonas asaccharolytica DNA segment encodes these proteins:
- a CDS encoding 16S rRNA (uracil(1498)-N(3))-methyltransferase translates to MRLSRFFVNTPLQLGEHEVPAYLAHYMGRVLRLSVNDPVQLFDGSGLEFLGTISQITKKSLVVNLTKQLTGLGESPLYTHLGQGLARGEKMDFVIQKATELGVSEITPLFTDRCEVRLNEDRTDKRMTHWQQVAISACEQSGRSKIPTINPPISVSEWVANVQADLKLMLHLIAEPMGNYQKPSSLALLIGPEGGFTDEEIALAQQYEFQQVHLGSRVLRTETAPIVILSIAQQLWGDFNPNN, encoded by the coding sequence ATGAGATTATCTCGTTTTTTTGTAAACACGCCATTACAGTTAGGGGAGCATGAAGTTCCTGCTTATTTAGCTCATTATATGGGGCGAGTATTACGTCTGTCGGTTAATGATCCTGTGCAATTATTTGATGGTTCTGGTTTAGAGTTTTTAGGGACTATTAGCCAGATTACTAAAAAGAGTTTAGTGGTTAACTTAACCAAGCAGTTAACAGGGCTAGGTGAGTCACCACTGTATACTCATTTAGGGCAAGGGTTAGCACGTGGCGAGAAAATGGATTTTGTGATACAAAAAGCCACTGAACTGGGTGTTAGTGAAATTACACCATTATTTACTGATCGTTGTGAAGTGCGTTTAAATGAAGACAGAACAGATAAGCGAATGACACATTGGCAACAAGTTGCCATCAGTGCTTGTGAGCAATCAGGACGCTCTAAAATACCTACTATTAATCCACCAATATCGGTTAGTGAATGGGTAGCAAATGTTCAAGCTGATCTAAAATTAATGCTTCATTTAATCGCTGAGCCTATGGGAAATTATCAAAAGCCTTCTTCATTGGCTTTATTAATTGGTCCAGAGGGTGGCTTTACCGATGAAGAAATAGCATTAGCGCAACAGTATGAGTTTCAGCAAGTACATTTAGGCAGTAGGGTATTACGCACAGAAACAGCCCCCATCGTAATACTCTCTATTGCTCAGCAATTATGGGGTGACTTTAATCCTAATAATTAG
- the dxs gene encoding 1-deoxy-D-xylulose-5-phosphate synthase gives MVKTFYDIPRERPVTPLLDRIDTPKQLRYLSEAELAVLADELREFLLYTVGQTGGHFGAGLGVIELTIALHYVYDTPEDNLIWDVGHQAYPHKILTGRREQMATLRQKDGLAAFPRRAESEYDSFGVGHSSTSISAALGMAIAARLQNNHKKSVAIIGDGALTAGMAFEALNHAAVVDADMLVVLNDNDMSISDNIGGLSNHLAKILSSQAYRHVRDNSKKLLSHLPGAWTIARLAEEYAKGIIAPTTLFEALGWNYIGPIDGHDLPTLVATLRNMRSLSGPQFLHVVTKKGKGFAPAEESPTAYHAISKLEPLDAPPKKQTAPKYSNIFGQWLCDMAAQDERLVAITPAMKEGSDLVAFSERYPKRYFDVAIAEQHAVTLAAGMACDGLKPVVAIYSTFLQRAYDQLIHDVAIQNLDVLFALDRAGLVGEDGPTHAGSFDLTYLRCIPSMVIMTPSDENELRKLLTTGYLYNGPAAVRYPRGTGPNATVENDLLAVEIGKAVVRRQGEKVALLVFGVQLAEAMKVAEKLNYTVVDMRFVKPLDEALVLVMANNHELLVTIEENSIMGGAGSAVTELLLKENCLKSVLQLGLPDIYIEHATPASMLADCGLDAAGLETAINQRLNQLEKNTK, from the coding sequence ATGGTTAAAACTTTTTACGATATACCGAGAGAACGACCAGTAACTCCGTTACTTGATCGCATTGATACACCAAAACAACTTCGTTACCTAAGTGAAGCGGAATTGGCTGTACTAGCGGATGAGTTACGTGAATTCTTATTGTATACAGTAGGCCAAACGGGCGGCCATTTTGGTGCTGGTCTTGGGGTGATCGAATTAACCATTGCCTTACACTATGTTTATGATACACCTGAGGATAATTTAATTTGGGATGTAGGCCATCAAGCCTATCCTCATAAAATTCTCACTGGGCGTCGTGAACAAATGGCTACTTTACGACAAAAGGATGGTCTCGCAGCCTTTCCACGTCGCGCAGAAAGTGAATATGATAGTTTTGGTGTAGGCCATTCAAGCACTTCTATCAGTGCTGCCTTAGGCATGGCCATTGCCGCCAGATTACAAAATAATCATAAAAAGAGCGTTGCTATTATTGGTGATGGTGCGCTAACCGCAGGTATGGCTTTTGAGGCTTTAAATCATGCGGCTGTGGTTGATGCAGATATGTTGGTGGTGTTGAACGATAATGACATGTCTATTTCTGATAATATTGGTGGCCTGTCTAACCATTTAGCGAAAATACTTTCTAGTCAAGCTTATCGCCATGTCCGTGATAACAGTAAAAAATTACTCTCCCATCTGCCTGGAGCGTGGACAATTGCACGGTTAGCTGAAGAATATGCAAAAGGTATTATAGCACCTACCACATTATTTGAAGCTTTGGGTTGGAATTATATTGGCCCAATAGATGGCCATGATTTACCCACGTTAGTGGCTACTTTGCGTAATATGCGTAGTTTATCAGGGCCACAATTTCTACACGTGGTGACTAAAAAGGGTAAGGGGTTTGCGCCTGCTGAGGAAAGCCCAACAGCTTACCATGCTATTAGTAAATTAGAACCGCTAGATGCACCACCCAAAAAACAAACAGCTCCTAAATATTCTAATATATTCGGGCAATGGCTTTGTGATATGGCAGCTCAAGACGAGCGATTAGTGGCTATTACCCCTGCCATGAAAGAAGGCTCTGATTTAGTGGCATTCAGTGAACGCTACCCTAAACGTTATTTTGATGTGGCTATTGCTGAACAACATGCAGTGACTTTAGCTGCAGGCATGGCCTGTGATGGCTTGAAGCCTGTGGTGGCTATCTATTCAACATTTTTACAACGGGCTTACGATCAACTAATCCATGATGTAGCCATTCAAAATCTTGATGTGCTATTTGCCCTAGATCGTGCAGGGTTAGTGGGGGAAGATGGTCCAACCCATGCAGGTAGCTTTGATTTAACTTATCTACGTTGTATCCCTAGTATGGTTATTATGACCCCTAGTGATGAAAATGAACTACGTAAATTACTAACAACAGGTTATTTATACAATGGCCCTGCGGCTGTGCGTTATCCACGGGGAACGGGGCCTAATGCTACGGTAGAAAATGATTTATTAGCCGTTGAAATAGGTAAAGCCGTGGTGCGTCGTCAAGGTGAAAAAGTTGCCTTATTAGTGTTCGGTGTGCAGTTAGCTGAGGCGATGAAGGTTGCAGAAAAGTTAAACTATACCGTGGTTGATATGCGCTTTGTAAAACCATTGGATGAAGCATTAGTCTTAGTAATGGCTAATAATCATGAATTATTAGTAACCATTGAAGAAAACAGTATTATGGGTGGTGCTGGCTCTGCGGTAACTGAATTGTTATTAAAAGAAAATTGTTTAAAATCCGTATTGCAACTAGGTTTACCTGATATTTATATAGAACATGCTACGCCAGCCAGTATGTTAGCTGACTGTGGCTTAGATGCAGCAGGTCTTGAAACAGCGATTAATCAGCGCTTAAATCAGTTGGAAAAAAATACCAAATGA
- a CDS encoding HPr family phosphocarrier protein, giving the protein MQSKQIEIINQLGLHARAAAKFVGTAGRFACSIKVGRTPESLVDGKSIMSVMMLAASKGTMLHLITDGDDEQQAMQAMVELIENYFGEGR; this is encoded by the coding sequence ATGCAGTCGAAACAAATAGAAATTATTAACCAATTAGGATTACATGCTAGAGCAGCAGCTAAGTTTGTAGGTACAGCTGGACGGTTCGCTTGTAGTATTAAGGTTGGACGTACTCCTGAATCATTGGTAGATGGCAAAAGTATCATGTCAGTAATGATGTTGGCGGCAAGTAAGGGCACTATGCTTCATCTAATAACCGATGGAGACGATGAGCAGCAAGCCATGCAAGCAATGGTTGAATTAATAGAAAATTATTTTGGTGAAGGACGATAA
- the rapZ gene encoding RNase adapter RapZ, whose product MRLVIVSGRSGSGKTTALHLLEDNGFYCIDNLPASLFTTAIEQALLQTEIIQPKIAVSIDARSLPRQIENFPSIFERLSAKYIQCDLVYLDAKDDILISRFSETRRRHPLTTATRSLAEAIDEESKLLAPIINLATLHVDTSQLNVYQLKDFLKLHLLEEPELGTAFLIKSFGFKRGIPMDADWVFDLRSLPNPYWVAELRNLKGTDQPVIDYLVEQPEVLEMQNDILVFLEKWLPRFAATNRSYITVAVGCTGGQHRSVYMAEQIGKILKATLKNVQVRHRDLL is encoded by the coding sequence ATGCGTCTTGTTATTGTAAGTGGTCGTTCAGGTTCAGGTAAAACTACAGCGCTTCATTTATTAGAAGACAATGGTTTTTATTGCATTGATAATCTACCTGCTAGCTTATTTACAACAGCTATTGAACAAGCGTTATTACAAACAGAGATAATACAACCAAAGATCGCTGTTTCAATTGACGCACGAAGCTTACCGAGACAAATCGAAAACTTCCCCAGTATTTTTGAACGACTCAGTGCGAAATATATTCAATGTGATTTAGTATATTTAGATGCTAAAGATGACATATTAATTAGCCGTTTTTCAGAAACTCGCCGCCGTCACCCATTAACTACAGCCACCCGTTCCTTAGCAGAAGCGATTGATGAAGAGTCTAAATTATTAGCTCCAATCATTAATTTGGCTACCTTACATGTTGATACTAGCCAATTAAATGTTTATCAATTAAAAGACTTTTTAAAACTCCATTTATTAGAAGAGCCTGAACTTGGTACAGCTTTTTTGATCAAATCATTTGGATTCAAACGAGGAATACCTATGGACGCTGATTGGGTATTCGATTTGCGTTCACTACCCAATCCGTATTGGGTGGCAGAGCTAAGAAATTTGAAAGGTACAGATCAGCCAGTCATTGATTATTTAGTAGAACAACCTGAAGTTTTAGAAATGCAGAATGATATTCTAGTGTTTCTAGAAAAATGGTTACCGCGCTTTGCTGCTACTAATAGGTCTTATATTACTGTAGCAGTTGGTTGTACGGGTGGGCAACATCGCTCTGTGTATATGGCTGAACAAATTGGTAAAATATTAAAAGCTACTTTAAAAAATGTGCAAGTCCGTCATCGTGATTTGTTGTAG
- the ptsN gene encoding PTS IIA-like nitrogen regulatory protein PtsN, producing the protein MMQLKEFLTPAQVLVDVNVTSKKRALEVIAKTVAATCASVDEQQVFDQLIDRERLGTTGFGNGVAIPHCRMESCEEPIVAIMKLATGIDFDAVDDQPVDILIGLVVPAEATDEHLQLLKQIAELLSNSELCKQIRATTDNQQLYQIIVNGVGNT; encoded by the coding sequence ATGATGCAACTAAAAGAATTTCTAACACCTGCACAAGTGTTAGTTGATGTTAATGTAACCAGTAAAAAACGTGCATTAGAAGTAATAGCAAAAACAGTAGCAGCCACTTGTGCTAGTGTAGATGAGCAACAGGTTTTTGACCAACTAATAGATCGGGAAAGGCTTGGCACTACAGGTTTTGGTAATGGTGTAGCTATTCCCCATTGTCGTATGGAAAGTTGTGAAGAGCCGATAGTTGCTATAATGAAATTAGCGACAGGTATAGATTTTGATGCAGTTGATGATCAGCCAGTAGATATTTTGATAGGCTTAGTTGTGCCAGCAGAGGCAACGGATGAACATTTACAATTACTTAAACAAATTGCTGAATTATTAAGTAATAGCGAGTTATGTAAGCAAATAAGAGCTACTACGGATAATCAGCAGCTTTATCAAATAATTGTTAATGGGGTAGGTAATACATAG
- the hpf gene encoding ribosome hibernation-promoting factor, HPF/YfiA family, protein MQINISGHQLDVTDALRNYIDEKFARLERHFDKITSAQVIMSVEKLNQKVDATLQLAGGEVVAGAENTDMYAAIDALVDKLDRQLIKFKEKHQKH, encoded by the coding sequence ATGCAAATTAACATTAGTGGTCACCAACTTGATGTTACCGACGCACTACGCAACTATATTGATGAAAAGTTTGCTCGTCTTGAACGACACTTTGATAAAATTACGAGTGCGCAAGTGATTATGAGTGTTGAAAAGTTGAATCAAAAGGTTGATGCAACGCTTCAGTTAGCTGGTGGTGAGGTGGTTGCTGGTGCGGAAAATACAGATATGTATGCTGCCATTGATGCATTAGTTGATAAGTTAGATCGTCAATTAATTAAATTTAAAGAAAAACATCAAAAACACTAG
- a CDS encoding RNA polymerase factor sigma-54 yields MKPSLTLKIGQQLSMTPQLQQAIRLLQLSTVDLQQEIQEILESNSMLEQQEAGEDFDDNNLLGEEDVLVNPTSQEISFKDNHEVAVNEPEKDTVATDVIPEELPVDTDWDDIYQSNVSHSHGDDDEADFTSYTSVGETLQSHLLWQLNVAHMSDKDKTIAVNIIDCINEDGYLEESLQEIHQGLDESLDTDFDEVEMVLHCIQQFDPLGIAARDLKECLLLQLKGLFDDHAYYQQAVELVANHLDLLGSKDYSQLMRTMKIKEDELKQIVMLIQHLNPKPGAQIESKEPEYIVPDIIVRKERDHWMVELNQEAIPKLRVNPQYASYVQRANNSSDNTFLKNQLQEARWFIKSLQSRNETLMKVATQIVEHQRGFLEYGEEAMKPLILSSVAEAVGMHESTISRVTTQKYMYTPRGIYELKYFFSSHVSTSEGGECSSTAIRAMIKKLIAAEDPKKPLSDSKLTTMLEDQGIQVARRTVAKYREALGIGSSSERKRLI; encoded by the coding sequence ATGAAGCCATCGTTAACGCTAAAGATAGGACAGCAACTGTCGATGACTCCACAGTTGCAACAAGCCATTAGGCTTTTGCAATTGTCTACTGTAGATTTACAACAGGAAATCCAGGAGATATTGGAGTCAAACTCCATGTTAGAACAACAAGAAGCAGGCGAGGATTTCGATGATAATAATTTATTAGGTGAGGAAGACGTTTTAGTCAATCCAACCAGTCAGGAAATTAGTTTTAAAGATAATCATGAGGTGGCAGTTAACGAGCCAGAAAAGGATACAGTAGCAACTGATGTGATTCCTGAAGAACTACCCGTAGATACTGATTGGGATGATATCTATCAAAGTAATGTTAGCCATTCCCACGGTGATGATGACGAGGCTGATTTTACTAGTTATACCTCTGTAGGTGAAACCCTGCAAAGCCACCTATTATGGCAGCTCAATGTTGCCCATATGAGTGATAAAGATAAAACCATTGCGGTTAATATTATCGATTGCATTAATGAAGATGGCTATTTAGAAGAGTCTTTACAGGAAATTCATCAAGGTTTAGATGAATCATTGGATACCGACTTTGATGAAGTGGAAATGGTACTTCATTGCATTCAACAGTTTGATCCGCTAGGTATTGCCGCCAGAGATTTAAAAGAGTGCCTATTACTGCAATTAAAAGGGTTATTTGATGACCATGCTTATTACCAACAAGCGGTTGAATTAGTTGCAAATCACTTAGATTTATTAGGTTCTAAGGACTATAGCCAATTAATGCGTACCATGAAGATTAAGGAAGATGAATTAAAGCAAATAGTGATGCTTATTCAACATCTTAATCCTAAACCAGGGGCACAAATTGAGTCGAAAGAGCCAGAATATATTGTGCCAGATATTATCGTGCGAAAAGAGCGGGATCATTGGATGGTTGAGCTAAACCAAGAAGCTATTCCAAAGCTGCGGGTTAATCCTCAATACGCTAGTTATGTACAGCGCGCCAATAATAGTTCAGACAATACGTTTTTAAAGAACCAATTACAAGAAGCCCGTTGGTTTATAAAGAGTTTGCAAAGTCGTAATGAGACTTTAATGAAAGTAGCCACGCAAATAGTTGAACATCAACGTGGCTTTTTAGAGTATGGTGAAGAGGCAATGAAACCACTCATTCTTTCATCAGTGGCTGAAGCGGTAGGCATGCATGAATCTACTATTTCACGGGTAACTACTCAGAAATATATGTATACTCCTCGTGGTATTTATGAATTGAAATACTTTTTTTCAAGTCATGTCAGTACTTCTGAGGGTGGGGAGTGTTCATCAACAGCTATTCGCGCTATGATTAAGAAACTAATAGCGGCAGAGGATCCGAAAAAACCTTTAAGCGATAGTAAACTAACTACGATGCTTGAGGATCAGGGGATACAGGTAGCCAGAAGAACCGTAGCTAAATACCGTGAGGCGTTAGGTATTGGTTCATCTAGTGAACGTAAGCGATTAATATAA
- a CDS encoding DNA polymerase III subunit chi: MLKVDFYNLPTATIDDCLLFSCRLINKAWSQLGNIYVHCQNEQQRQQLNQLLWQFKADSFIPHDLLEDNPSSPITLGLETLDYQTIQYPLLINLSFEIPKHHQQFTRIAEFVIDDSMLKDKARANYRFYNTAQYNVQYHNLSKI, translated from the coding sequence ATGCTTAAAGTAGATTTTTATAACCTACCCACTGCTACTATAGACGATTGTTTATTATTCAGTTGTCGTCTTATCAATAAAGCATGGTCACAGTTGGGTAATATCTATGTTCATTGTCAAAATGAACAACAACGACAACAATTAAATCAATTATTGTGGCAATTTAAAGCTGATAGCTTTATTCCTCATGATTTATTAGAGGATAATCCTAGTAGTCCCATTACATTAGGACTCGAAACATTAGATTATCAAACTATTCAGTACCCATTGTTAATTAATTTAAGTTTTGAAATACCAAAGCACCACCAACAATTTACACGTATCGCTGAGTTTGTAATTGATGACTCTATGCTAAAAGATAAAGCACGAGCCAATTATCGCTTTTATAATACTGCCCAATATAATGTACAGTATCACAACCTCAGTAAAATTTAA
- a CDS encoding alpha-hydroxy acid oxidase, with protein MPYSIIPPQLFSVEDYEKSAAKVIDHIAWSYLVGGSGDELTLEWNKQAFQRIQLQGRVLNNFEGANTKLTLLGNTLPFPILLAPVAWQKLFHKDGELATMQAASAIGAGMVVSTMASTLLEELAEQATKPLWFQLYIQADRTFTAELVKRAELAGYKALVLTVDAPISGVRNREQRVNFRLPQGVSSVNLEGMHVVNNTANLLESPLFSGQLASVPTWQDIEWLQSITSLPILLKGVTSVADAEQAIQLGVNGLIISNHGGRVLDTLPAAIELLPRIAEHVAGRVPILMDGGIRRGTDILKALALGANAVLVGRPYIYALAVAGAVGVVHLINILRAELEAAMVLTGCRTLADINPSVIWQS; from the coding sequence ATGCCTTATTCGATCATACCGCCACAGTTATTCTCAGTAGAAGATTATGAAAAAAGTGCAGCTAAAGTCATCGATCATATTGCATGGAGTTATTTAGTAGGGGGTAGTGGTGATGAGCTTACGCTTGAATGGAATAAGCAAGCATTTCAGCGCATCCAATTACAAGGCAGGGTGCTAAATAATTTTGAAGGGGCTAACACTAAACTTACTTTATTAGGTAATACCTTACCATTTCCTATTCTTTTAGCACCTGTGGCATGGCAAAAGTTATTTCATAAGGATGGTGAATTGGCTACCATGCAAGCAGCTTCTGCAATAGGTGCTGGGATGGTGGTAAGTACAATGGCAAGTACTTTATTAGAAGAGTTAGCTGAACAAGCCACTAAACCCTTATGGTTTCAACTTTATATCCAAGCTGATCGAACTTTTACTGCCGAATTAGTAAAACGTGCTGAGTTAGCAGGTTATAAGGCTTTAGTATTGACGGTTGATGCACCTATTAGTGGGGTACGCAATCGTGAGCAGCGAGTTAATTTTCGATTACCACAAGGCGTATCTTCAGTAAATTTAGAGGGAATGCATGTGGTAAATAACACCGCTAATTTGTTAGAAAGCCCCCTATTTTCTGGTCAGCTTGCTAGTGTACCTACATGGCAAGATATAGAGTGGTTACAATCAATCACCTCTTTGCCCATATTACTGAAAGGAGTCACCTCTGTAGCGGATGCAGAACAAGCTATTCAGTTAGGTGTTAATGGGTTGATTATTTCTAATCATGGTGGGCGTGTATTAGATACGTTGCCTGCTGCAATTGAACTTCTTCCAAGAATAGCAGAACATGTGGCGGGTAGAGTACCCATCCTTATGGATGGTGGTATTCGTCGCGGTACGGATATTTTAAAAGCGCTGGCCTTAGGAGCAAATGCAGTATTAGTGGGTAGACCCTATATCTATGCCTTAGCAGTAGCAGGTGCAGTAGGTGTTGTACATTTAATAAATATATTGCGGGCAGAGCTAGAGGCGGCAATGGTGCTAACAGGTTGTCGTACCTTAGCAGATATTAATCCTTCAGTGATTTGGCAGTCTTAA
- the ppk1 gene encoding polyphosphate kinase 1: MSTKDKKNQEMVEAKVVEIVDGVIEPANQEGTSINLDDYSLYLNREFSLLEFNIRVLEQSLDETYPLLERLKFLLIFSSNLDEFFEIRVAGLKKQVKFSREQIGADGLLPRQVLKQLNTVVHQQVERQYRILNEVLLPALAEQNIRFIRRRHWNTKIKAWARKFFKEEIAPIVSPIGLDPTHPFPLLVNKSLNFIVELEGTDMFGRSSGLAIIPAPRSLPRIVRIPESVGGAGDNFVFLSSLIHAHADDLFPGMQVKGCYQFRLTRNADLSVDAEDVEDLARALKGELFSRRYGDAVRLEVVDACPEHLSNYLSEQFSLSKEELYKVNGPVNLTRLFSITGLAGHPDLQSKPFSPVIPRVLQKKKDNLFATLSKIDVLLLHPYESFTPVVDFVRQAAKDPNVLAIKQTLYRTGANSEVVDGLVEAARNGKEVTAVIELRARFDEESNLQLATRLQEAGAIVTYGVVGFKTHAKMCLILRREGEELRRYAHLGTGNYHAGNAKLYTDYSLLTADVALCEDLHKLFGQLIGMGKTQRMKKLLYSPFTLKKNLLEMINREAAAASKGLPARIILKINGLTDTKMIRALYKASQAGVKIDLIIRGKCCLRPGIVGVSENIQVRSIIGRFLEHSRVFYFYNGGEEKIYLSSADWMERNLDMRVETCFPIEGKKLTTRVKKELDIYLSDNTHSWILQSDGSYIRSIPTGNQIPKSAQQILFEQLTNQGNSR, from the coding sequence ATGAGTACCAAAGATAAAAAGAATCAAGAAATGGTGGAAGCAAAAGTTGTTGAGATTGTTGATGGAGTAATTGAGCCTGCTAATCAGGAAGGAACATCCATTAATCTTGACGATTATAGTTTGTATTTAAATCGCGAATTTTCACTGTTAGAGTTTAATATACGCGTACTAGAACAATCGTTGGATGAGACGTATCCACTGTTAGAACGCTTAAAATTTTTATTAATTTTTTCCAGTAACTTAGATGAGTTTTTTGAGATCCGTGTTGCGGGTCTGAAAAAGCAGGTCAAGTTTTCTCGTGAACAAATTGGTGCGGATGGGTTATTGCCTCGGCAAGTGTTAAAACAACTAAACACGGTTGTGCATCAACAAGTAGAGCGTCAGTATCGCATTCTTAATGAGGTTTTACTGCCTGCTTTAGCAGAACAGAATATTCGGTTTATTCGTCGGCGTCATTGGAATACAAAAATTAAAGCGTGGGCGCGTAAGTTTTTTAAAGAAGAGATTGCCCCCATTGTTAGCCCGATTGGGTTAGATCCTACCCACCCGTTTCCGCTGTTAGTGAACAAAAGCCTAAACTTTATTGTGGAGCTAGAAGGCACGGATATGTTTGGTCGTAGTTCAGGGTTAGCCATTATTCCTGCACCTCGATCACTGCCTAGAATTGTTAGAATTCCTGAATCAGTGGGTGGAGCAGGTGATAATTTTGTGTTTTTATCTTCTTTGATTCATGCCCATGCAGATGATTTATTCCCAGGTATGCAGGTAAAAGGCTGTTATCAATTTAGATTAACCCGTAATGCTGATTTATCCGTCGATGCTGAGGATGTAGAAGATTTAGCCCGCGCATTAAAAGGTGAGTTGTTTTCCCGTCGTTATGGTGATGCCGTACGCTTAGAAGTAGTGGATGCTTGTCCTGAGCATTTATCTAATTATTTAAGTGAACAATTTAGCCTTTCTAAAGAGGAACTATATAAAGTTAATGGTCCTGTAAACTTAACGCGACTGTTTAGTATTACTGGTTTAGCAGGCCATCCAGATTTGCAATCCAAACCTTTTTCACCTGTTATTCCCAGAGTTTTACAGAAAAAGAAAGATAATTTGTTTGCTACCTTATCAAAGATAGATGTGCTATTGCTGCATCCTTATGAATCTTTTACACCTGTGGTTGATTTTGTAAGGCAAGCGGCAAAAGACCCAAATGTGTTAGCCATTAAACAAACCTTATACCGTACAGGAGCAAATTCTGAGGTGGTAGATGGTTTGGTGGAAGCGGCTCGTAATGGTAAAGAAGTGACTGCTGTTATTGAATTGCGTGCCCGTTTTGATGAGGAATCAAATTTACAATTGGCTACCCGTCTACAAGAAGCGGGTGCTATTGTAACCTATGGTGTAGTAGGCTTTAAAACCCATGCGAAGATGTGTTTAATTTTACGTCGTGAAGGAGAAGAGTTACGGCGTTATGCTCATTTAGGTACGGGTAACTATCATGCAGGTAATGCCAAGTTATATACAGACTATAGTTTATTAACGGCTGATGTGGCGTTATGTGAAGATTTACATAAATTATTTGGTCAACTAATCGGTATGGGTAAAACACAGCGGATGAAAAAATTACTTTATTCGCCATTTACCTTGAAGAAAAACTTATTAGAAATGATTAATCGTGAAGCGGCTGCTGCAAGTAAGGGGTTGCCTGCTCGTATTATTTTAAAAATCAATGGGCTAACTGATACTAAAATGATTCGAGCACTTTATAAAGCCAGTCAGGCTGGGGTGAAGATAGACTTAATTATTCGTGGTAAGTGTTGTTTAAGACCAGGAATAGTAGGTGTTTCTGAAAATATTCAGGTGCGTTCAATTATTGGTCGTTTCCTTGAGCATAGCCGCGTGTTTTATTTTTATAATGGTGGTGAGGAGAAAATCTATTTATCCAGTGCAGATTGGATGGAGCGCAATTTGGATATGCGGGTAGAAACCTGTTTCCCCATCGAGGGCAAGAAGTTAACCACTCGGGTTAAGAAAGAGTTAGATATTTATTTAAGTGATAATACCCACAGTTGGATTTTACAGAGCGATGGTAGTTATATTCGCTCCATACCAACAGGTAATCAAATACCTAAATCAGCGCAACAGATTTTATTTGAGCAGTTAACCAATCAAGGTAATAGTCGCTAG